In a single window of the Streptomyces sp. NBC_00285 genome:
- a CDS encoding APC family permease: protein MTTESSRTSRPPADGISTFKGQDRALRAGRLGTGGLLLSVLAATAPLMVVAGVMPTTFAVMGIVGQPLLYVILGVVLVLFSVGYAEMSRHVHNAGAFYAYISRGLGATAGAGAALVALVAYNALQVGIYGIFGFEVSGLFATYTDLSVAWWIPALVAALVVGALGWLKIDVNARVLGVLLIIEVALVVVFDIAAVTDPAAQGLSLHAFNPDTLSGAGVGTALCFCIAAFLGFEQAPVYAEETSRPHILVPRVMFLAVGGVAVFFALSCWALTVATGPSAIVAESQKQSAGLLFGLTESRLGGTFTDVLHVLFVTGMFAAMLSFHNVVARYAFAMGREGLLPAAFGRTNSANGAPGTGSLLQTAVSVVVVVVFAITDDKPTGDPTVPILQLFTWFGNIGSLGVIVLMAAASASVVAFFVRRGAAGAQAWRLATSVLAGIALLVIAVYTVKDFDVLVGAGPGSSLSWLLPGIIGLALVAGLVQGLLLKARNPEAHARIGLGNEAFQLDKAAEEVS, encoded by the coding sequence ATGACCACCGAGAGTTCCCGTACGAGCAGACCGCCCGCCGACGGCATCAGTACGTTCAAGGGACAGGACCGCGCTCTGCGCGCCGGGCGCCTGGGCACCGGGGGCCTGCTGCTCTCCGTCCTCGCCGCGACCGCTCCCCTCATGGTGGTAGCGGGTGTCATGCCCACTACATTCGCGGTGATGGGGATCGTCGGCCAGCCCCTGCTCTACGTCATCCTCGGCGTCGTTCTCGTCCTGTTCAGCGTCGGCTACGCCGAGATGAGCCGGCACGTCCACAACGCCGGCGCCTTCTACGCCTACATCTCCCGCGGCCTCGGCGCCACGGCCGGAGCCGGCGCGGCCCTCGTCGCCCTGGTCGCCTACAACGCCCTCCAGGTCGGCATCTACGGCATCTTCGGCTTCGAGGTCTCCGGCCTGTTCGCCACCTACACCGACCTGTCGGTGGCCTGGTGGATACCCGCGCTGGTGGCCGCCCTGGTCGTCGGCGCACTGGGCTGGCTGAAGATCGACGTCAACGCGCGCGTGCTCGGCGTCCTGCTGATCATCGAAGTCGCCCTGGTCGTCGTCTTCGACATCGCCGCCGTCACCGACCCGGCGGCCCAGGGCCTGTCGCTGCACGCCTTCAACCCGGACACCCTCAGCGGTGCCGGCGTCGGCACCGCCCTGTGCTTCTGCATCGCGGCCTTCCTCGGCTTCGAGCAGGCGCCCGTGTACGCCGAGGAGACGAGCCGCCCGCACATCCTGGTGCCGCGCGTGATGTTCCTGGCCGTCGGCGGCGTCGCCGTGTTCTTCGCGCTCAGTTGCTGGGCCCTCACCGTCGCCACCGGCCCGTCGGCCATCGTCGCCGAGTCCCAGAAGCAGAGCGCCGGGCTCCTCTTCGGCCTCACCGAGTCCCGCCTCGGCGGCACGTTCACCGATGTCCTGCACGTCCTGTTCGTGACCGGCATGTTCGCCGCCATGCTCAGCTTCCACAACGTCGTCGCCCGCTACGCCTTCGCCATGGGCCGCGAGGGACTGCTGCCCGCTGCGTTCGGCCGCACCAACAGCGCGAACGGCGCGCCCGGCACCGGGTCGCTGCTCCAGACCGCCGTGTCCGTGGTGGTCGTGGTCGTCTTCGCGATCACCGACGACAAGCCCACCGGCGACCCGACCGTGCCGATCCTGCAGCTGTTCACCTGGTTCGGCAACATCGGGTCCCTCGGCGTGATCGTGCTGATGGCGGCCGCCTCCGCCTCCGTGGTCGCCTTCTTCGTCCGGCGCGGTGCCGCGGGCGCCCAGGCCTGGCGCCTTGCCACCTCCGTCCTCGCGGGGATCGCCCTGCTGGTCATCGCCGTCTACACGGTCAAGGACTTCGACGTCCTGGTCGGCGCCGGTCCGGGCTCCTCCCTGAGCTGGCTGCTGCCCGGCATCATCGGACTCGCCCTGGTGGCGGGCCTTGTGCAGGGCCTGCTGTTGAAGGCCCGCAATCCCGAGGCGCACGCCCGGATCGGGCTCGGCAACGAGGCGTTCCAGCTGGACAAGGCCGCGGAAGAGGTGTCGTAG
- a CDS encoding DMT family transporter yields MSVLVLTLAVSAACCLGFGFVLQQNAARQAPLSDFLSPRLLLDLVKVPRWLGGIGLMVAGMVLGAIALSRGEVSLVEPLLATNLLFALALSRRQTRQPLGRQGWAGLALLAGGVSAFIVAGEPRGGAAVTDPFRHWLIIGAMTGLALLLTTYAKRSRLGSGPVLLALAAGLLYGVQDALTRVSGQRFSEGGLAELLTGWQPYAVLALGVTGLVLVQSAFETAPLRMSLPALTAAQPLAGIVCGVGFLGDRLHTDTGALTWEALGLAAVVTGIVLLGMHPAMPCGAAQSEPARNLQPS; encoded by the coding sequence GTGTCGGTTCTGGTTCTGACTCTCGCCGTGAGTGCTGCCTGTTGCCTGGGCTTCGGCTTCGTGCTCCAGCAGAACGCGGCCCGTCAGGCCCCGCTGAGCGACTTCCTCTCGCCCCGGCTGCTCCTCGACCTCGTGAAGGTGCCGCGCTGGCTCGGCGGCATCGGGCTGATGGTGGCCGGCATGGTGCTGGGCGCGATCGCGCTGAGCCGGGGCGAGGTCTCCCTGGTCGAACCCCTCCTCGCCACGAACCTGCTCTTCGCCCTCGCCCTCTCCCGCAGGCAGACCCGGCAGCCGCTGGGCCGCCAGGGCTGGGCGGGCCTCGCACTGCTCGCGGGCGGGGTGAGCGCGTTCATCGTGGCGGGCGAGCCCCGCGGCGGCGCGGCGGTCACCGATCCCTTCCGGCACTGGCTGATCATCGGCGCGATGACCGGCCTCGCCCTGCTGCTCACCACCTACGCCAAGCGCTCCCGCCTCGGCTCCGGCCCGGTCCTGCTGGCCCTGGCGGCCGGTCTGCTGTACGGCGTCCAGGACGCCCTCACCCGGGTCAGCGGCCAGCGCTTCTCCGAGGGCGGCCTCGCCGAACTGCTGACCGGCTGGCAGCCGTACGCCGTGCTGGCTCTCGGTGTCACCGGGCTCGTCCTGGTGCAGAGCGCGTTCGAGACCGCGCCGCTGCGGATGTCGCTGCCCGCGCTGACCGCGGCCCAGCCGCTCGCCGGGATCGTCTGCGGGGTGGGCTTCCTCGGCGACCGGCTGCACACCGACACCGGCGCGCTGACCTGGGAGGCGCTGGGGCTCGCGGCCGTCGTCACGGGCATCGTGCTGCTGGGGATGCACCCCGCGATGCCCTGTGGAGCCGCCCAGTCGGAACCTGCGCGGAACCTCCAGCCGAGCTGA
- a CDS encoding NUDIX domain-containing protein → MSAADEILDIVDENDVVVTRSPRGRAYAEGLRHRCVFIQARDAEGRLFVHRRTPTKLVFPSLYDMFVGGVVGAGESYDEAALREAEEELGVSGLPRPEYLFKFFYDDGAGQTWWSAVYQVRCELPVSPQVEEVAWHDFLTEDEVEARLGEWEWVPDGLAAYERLRGYRAKG, encoded by the coding sequence ATGAGCGCTGCTGACGAGATCCTCGACATCGTCGACGAGAACGACGTCGTCGTCACCCGGTCCCCGCGCGGCAGGGCCTACGCCGAGGGGCTGCGCCACCGCTGCGTCTTCATCCAGGCCAGGGACGCCGAGGGCCGCCTCTTCGTCCACCGCCGCACGCCCACCAAGCTGGTCTTCCCGTCCCTCTACGACATGTTCGTCGGCGGGGTGGTCGGTGCGGGCGAGTCCTACGACGAGGCGGCCCTGCGCGAGGCCGAGGAGGAACTGGGCGTGAGCGGACTTCCGCGCCCGGAGTACCTCTTCAAGTTCTTCTACGACGACGGGGCCGGCCAGACCTGGTGGTCGGCCGTCTACCAGGTGCGCTGCGAGCTCCCGGTGAGCCCCCAGGTGGAGGAGGTCGCCTGGCACGACTTCCTGACGGAGGACGAGGTGGAGGCACGGCTCGGGGAGTGGGAGTGGGTGCCGGACGGGCTGGCGGCGTACGAGCGGTTGCGGGGGTACCGGGCGAAGGGCTGA
- a CDS encoding YidH family protein translates to MIDFARNVRVWFAPEEIRQEGRTPDYRFSLANERTFLAWLRTALALIGGGFAVDQFLPDLRWGWRVGLALALLAAGVLCSLRAVNHWVRCERAMRRGEDLPTSRFPALLSLVVAVVAVAMVFVVLVGWEG, encoded by the coding sequence GTGATCGATTTCGCACGGAACGTCCGCGTCTGGTTCGCCCCCGAGGAGATCCGGCAGGAAGGCCGTACCCCCGACTACCGGTTCTCGCTGGCCAATGAACGCACCTTTCTGGCCTGGTTGCGGACCGCGCTCGCCCTGATCGGCGGCGGTTTCGCCGTGGACCAGTTCCTGCCCGACCTGCGCTGGGGCTGGCGGGTCGGGCTGGCGCTCGCACTGCTCGCGGCGGGGGTGCTCTGCTCGCTGCGGGCCGTCAACCACTGGGTGCGGTGCGAGCGGGCCATGCGGCGGGGGGAGGACCTGCCGACGTCACGGTTCCCGGCCCTGCTGAGCCTGGTGGTCGCGGTCGTCGCCGTGGCCATGGTGTTCGTCGTGCTCGTCGGGTGGGAGGGGTGA
- a CDS encoding DUF202 domain-containing protein — protein sequence MSEGAAVERDPGLQPERTRLAWRRTTLSATACAVLGAKTALHGGSSPANLVACTLCCVLWLGFLYLAHHRIHTLASTGRPPALTPGHATAAALCTMALAACGAALVL from the coding sequence GTGAGCGAGGGCGCCGCCGTGGAGCGCGACCCGGGTCTCCAGCCGGAACGCACCCGGCTCGCCTGGCGCCGTACGACCCTGTCGGCCACCGCGTGTGCCGTGCTCGGCGCGAAGACCGCCCTGCACGGCGGGTCGTCCCCCGCGAACCTCGTCGCCTGCACCCTGTGCTGCGTCCTGTGGCTGGGCTTCCTCTACCTCGCCCACCACCGCATCCACACCCTGGCATCGACCGGCAGACCGCCCGCCCTCACCCCGGGCCACGCCACGGCAGCGGCCCTGTGCACGATGGCGCTGGCAGCGTGCGGGGCGGCGCTGGTGCTTTGA
- a CDS encoding phosphotransferase family protein has protein sequence MSPDHPPGLDLDRLRGLLDRERPGLVHGPLTGRLIEGGRSNLTYAVSDGTSKWVVRRPPLGHVLATAHDMKREHRVISALHPTDVPVPKPVLLCEDPENEAAPGSPFYVMEFVEGTPYRTADQLAPLGPQRTRDAVLSLVDTLVELHAVDPTEVGLADFGRPEGFLDRQLRRWGKQLDASRNRDLAGIDELHAALGRRLPESPAATVVHGDYRLDNVLLGDDDRIKAILDWEMSTLGDPLTDLGLLVMYSMPLGTPDSPVSTTAEAAGHPDPAELIARYAERSGRDVTAVSWYTAFAWFKLAVILEGIHYRYTLGQTVGGGFDRIGDLVPVFIQHGLTTLHDGIQEG, from the coding sequence ATGAGCCCCGATCATCCGCCAGGACTCGATCTCGACCGGCTGCGCGGACTGCTCGACCGCGAGCGGCCCGGCCTGGTGCACGGTCCCCTGACCGGCCGGCTGATCGAGGGCGGACGGTCGAACCTCACGTACGCGGTGTCGGACGGCACGTCGAAGTGGGTCGTACGCCGGCCCCCGCTGGGCCATGTCCTGGCCACCGCGCACGACATGAAGCGCGAGCACCGGGTCATCAGCGCCCTGCACCCCACGGACGTACCGGTGCCGAAACCGGTCCTGCTGTGCGAGGACCCCGAGAACGAGGCGGCGCCCGGGTCGCCCTTCTACGTCATGGAGTTCGTCGAAGGCACCCCGTACCGCACCGCCGACCAGCTCGCCCCGCTCGGCCCGCAGCGCACCCGCGACGCCGTGCTGTCCCTCGTCGACACGCTCGTCGAGCTGCACGCGGTGGACCCCACCGAGGTGGGCCTCGCGGACTTCGGCCGCCCCGAGGGCTTCCTGGACCGCCAGCTGCGCCGCTGGGGCAAGCAGTTGGACGCCTCCCGCAACCGCGACCTGGCCGGCATCGACGAGCTGCACGCGGCGCTCGGCCGCCGGCTGCCCGAGTCCCCGGCGGCCACGGTCGTGCACGGCGACTACCGGCTCGACAACGTCCTGCTGGGCGACGACGACCGGATCAAGGCGATTCTCGACTGGGAGATGTCGACCCTCGGCGACCCGCTCACCGACCTCGGCCTGCTGGTGATGTACAGCATGCCGCTGGGCACGCCCGACTCCCCGGTCTCCACGACCGCCGAGGCCGCCGGGCACCCGGATCCGGCCGAACTGATCGCGCGGTACGCCGAGCGCTCCGGGCGGGACGTGACGGCGGTGTCCTGGTACACGGCGTTCGCGTGGTTCAAGCTCGCCGTGATCCTCGAGGGCATCCACTACCGCTACACCCTGGGCCAGACGGTCGGCGGCGGCTTCGACCGCATCGGCGACCTGGTCCCGGTCTTCATCCAGCACGGTCTGACCACGCTTCACGACGGCATCCAGGAAGGCTGA
- a CDS encoding acyl-CoA dehydrogenase family protein, with product MDFAFDARTEELRAKLLAFMDEYVYPAEPVAEEQRAQLASPWDTPAVVEELKTEARRQGLWNLFLPDPAYGAGLTNLQYAPLAEITGRSPQLAPTALNCAAPDTGNMEVLTQFADEQQKKQWLEPLLAGEIRSAFAMTEPEVASSDATNITTYIERDGDEYVVTGRKWYISGAMNPDCKIFIVMGKTDPDGEDIRRQQSMILVPRDTPGVTVKRAMQVFGYEDHSHGGHAEVVFDHARVPAANLVGEEGGGFAIAQARLGPGRIHHCMRLIGMAERAIELMCRRAVSRSAFGKALAQQGVVHNWIADARVTVEQLRLLVLKTAWLMDTVGNRGAHTEIQSIKIATPRAVVDVIDRAIQLHGAGGVSQDFPLAELYAGARTLMIADGPDEVHQRSLARRELKKYL from the coding sequence ATGGACTTCGCGTTCGACGCGCGCACCGAGGAGCTGCGCGCCAAGCTGCTCGCCTTCATGGACGAGTACGTCTACCCCGCCGAGCCGGTCGCGGAGGAGCAGCGCGCGCAGCTGGCCTCGCCGTGGGACACCCCGGCCGTGGTGGAGGAGCTGAAGACCGAGGCCCGCCGCCAGGGCCTGTGGAACCTCTTCCTGCCCGACCCGGCGTACGGCGCCGGACTGACCAACCTCCAGTACGCCCCGCTCGCGGAGATCACCGGCCGCTCCCCGCAGCTCGCGCCCACCGCGCTGAACTGCGCGGCGCCCGACACCGGCAACATGGAGGTGCTGACCCAGTTCGCCGACGAGCAGCAGAAGAAGCAGTGGCTGGAACCGCTGCTGGCAGGTGAGATCCGCTCGGCGTTCGCGATGACGGAGCCGGAGGTCGCGTCCTCCGACGCCACCAACATCACCACCTACATCGAGCGGGACGGCGACGAGTACGTCGTCACGGGCCGCAAGTGGTACATCTCCGGGGCGATGAACCCGGACTGCAAGATCTTCATCGTGATGGGCAAGACGGACCCGGACGGCGAGGACATCCGCCGCCAGCAGTCCATGATCCTGGTGCCCCGTGACACCCCTGGTGTCACCGTCAAGCGCGCGATGCAGGTCTTCGGCTACGAGGACCACTCCCACGGCGGCCACGCCGAGGTGGTCTTCGACCACGCGCGCGTACCGGCCGCGAACCTGGTCGGCGAGGAGGGCGGCGGCTTCGCCATCGCCCAGGCCCGTCTCGGACCGGGCCGGATCCACCACTGCATGCGGCTCATCGGCATGGCCGAGCGGGCGATCGAGCTGATGTGCCGGCGGGCGGTCTCCCGGTCGGCCTTCGGCAAGGCGCTGGCCCAGCAGGGCGTGGTGCACAACTGGATCGCCGACGCGCGCGTGACCGTGGAGCAACTGCGGCTGCTGGTGCTGAAGACGGCCTGGCTGATGGACACGGTCGGCAACAGGGGCGCCCACACCGAGATCCAGTCCATCAAGATCGCCACGCCGCGTGCGGTGGTCGACGTCATCGACCGGGCGATCCAGCTGCACGGCGCGGGCGGCGTCAGCCAGGACTTCCCGCTGGCCGAGCTGTACGCCGGCGCCCGCACCCTGATGATCGCGGACGGCCCGGACGAGGTACACCAACGGTCGCTGGCGCGGCGGGAGTTGAAGAAGTACCTCTGA
- a CDS encoding sensor histidine kinase: protein MKDGRGRNRRRTVAAYALLGLALAQVTAGAVMLVMADVPARDLVRYDMVVDLAVGFAYPVCGTVIALHRPRNPIGWLLIGYGLGHAFTGLSIGLGVEGLRLGWSPELLRAVVTTGRHTWIIGSSWAFVFVFFLFPDGRLPDRRWRWVLALQLLSSPLDFAVWARDDWGLFLGTPAAPSYLPAPEGWLPVLRHVETAKACLVLTAVFAAMTMRYRRGGEQDRRRLLWLIAGMTPLALSVLLQIFGFPAVYTSCCTLFLPAAIVIAVVRHELLDIRVVVSRSLLYGALTLGVIAAYVGLVAFVQSQLAPLPELLGPALVTVTLAVAFEPARRGLQRMVDRALYGERHDPVRVVSRIGKRLAGTGVGAVPEAVGEALRVPYARVDSRSGTGSGSWGVPAGAVHTVPLDYDGHDVGELVVGLRPGEQQPAPADLAVLELLAVPLAAALYATDLTRQLQVSRERIVAAQEEERRRIRRDLHDGLGPTLAGAAFQVDAVGNLLAFDQERALGLLAELRAEIGGAVGEVRRLVDGLRPPDLDQLGLLGALRERAAWLSCRADGTPLQVRIQAPDRLPVLPAAVEVAAYRIAVEALTNAARHARASRVDLRIGIGDGLWLEVCDDGTPAAGDPPWQAGVGITSMQERAAELGGRCTAGRGRVTARLPL from the coding sequence ATGAAGGACGGGCGGGGGCGAAACCGGCGGCGCACGGTGGCGGCGTATGCCCTGCTGGGCCTCGCACTCGCCCAAGTGACGGCCGGGGCCGTGATGTTGGTGATGGCGGACGTCCCGGCACGGGACCTGGTCCGCTACGACATGGTCGTCGACCTGGCCGTGGGTTTCGCCTACCCCGTCTGCGGCACGGTGATCGCGCTGCACCGCCCGCGCAACCCCATCGGCTGGCTGCTGATCGGGTACGGCCTGGGTCACGCGTTCACGGGTCTGTCGATCGGTCTGGGTGTCGAGGGGCTGCGGCTGGGATGGTCCCCCGAACTGCTGCGCGCGGTCGTCACGACCGGGCGGCACACCTGGATCATCGGCAGCTCGTGGGCGTTCGTCTTCGTGTTCTTCCTGTTTCCCGACGGACGGCTGCCCGACCGTCGCTGGCGTTGGGTCCTGGCGCTGCAACTGCTGTCCTCGCCGCTCGACTTCGCGGTCTGGGCGCGGGACGACTGGGGGCTGTTCCTCGGCACGCCGGCCGCACCCTCGTACCTTCCGGCTCCTGAGGGCTGGCTGCCCGTGCTCAGACACGTGGAGACCGCGAAGGCCTGTCTGGTGCTGACCGCCGTGTTCGCCGCCATGACCATGCGCTACCGGCGCGGCGGGGAGCAGGACCGGCGCCGGCTGCTGTGGCTGATCGCCGGGATGACACCGCTGGCGCTGAGCGTGCTGCTGCAGATCTTCGGTTTTCCCGCGGTCTACACGTCGTGCTGCACCCTGTTCCTGCCGGCCGCCATCGTGATCGCCGTGGTCCGCCACGAGCTGCTCGACATCCGTGTCGTCGTCTCCCGGAGCCTGCTGTACGGCGCGCTCACCCTCGGCGTGATCGCCGCCTACGTCGGCCTGGTCGCCTTCGTGCAGTCCCAGCTCGCCCCGCTGCCCGAACTGCTCGGCCCGGCCCTCGTCACGGTCACCCTCGCAGTCGCCTTCGAGCCCGCCCGGCGAGGACTCCAGCGCATGGTCGACCGGGCCCTGTACGGCGAGCGGCACGATCCTGTACGCGTGGTCTCCCGCATCGGCAAGCGGCTCGCGGGGACCGGGGTGGGTGCGGTGCCGGAGGCGGTGGGCGAGGCGCTGCGGGTGCCGTACGCGCGCGTCGACTCCAGGTCGGGGACGGGGAGCGGGAGCTGGGGAGTCCCGGCGGGGGCCGTGCACACCGTCCCGCTGGACTACGACGGCCACGACGTCGGCGAGCTGGTGGTCGGCCTGCGCCCCGGGGAGCAGCAGCCGGCCCCGGCGGATCTGGCCGTCCTGGAGCTGCTCGCGGTTCCGCTCGCGGCGGCGTTGTACGCGACCGACCTGACCCGGCAGTTGCAGGTGTCCCGGGAACGGATCGTCGCCGCGCAGGAGGAGGAACGGCGGCGCATCCGCCGCGATCTGCACGACGGGCTCGGTCCGACGCTCGCCGGAGCGGCCTTCCAGGTGGACGCGGTGGGCAACCTGCTGGCGTTCGACCAGGAGCGGGCGCTCGGTCTGCTGGCCGAGCTGCGGGCCGAGATCGGCGGCGCGGTCGGGGAGGTCCGGCGTCTGGTGGACGGGCTCAGGCCGCCGGACCTGGACCAGCTGGGGCTCCTCGGCGCCCTGCGGGAACGTGCCGCCTGGCTGTCCTGCCGTGCCGACGGCACCCCGCTGCAGGTGCGGATCCAGGCCCCCGACCGGCTGCCGGTGCTGCCCGCCGCCGTGGAGGTGGCCGCCTACCGGATCGCGGTCGAGGCCCTCACCAACGCCGCCCGGCACGCCCGCGCCTCGCGCGTGGACCTGCGCATCGGGATCGGTGACGGCCTGTGGCTGGAGGTGTGCGACGACGGCACGCCCGCTGCCGGGGATCCACCGTGGCAGGCGGGTGTGGGCATCACGTCGATGCAGGAACGCGCGGCGGAACTCGGCGGTCGCTGCACGGCGGGCCGAGGACGGGTGACGGCGAGGCTGCCGCTGTGA
- a CDS encoding response regulator transcription factor, translating to MTRHAQDRTDPGGDDATRADTPPGARETEVPAGSRDGGPENSDALRVVLADDHPVVRTGLAALLESVRDGSPRVRVVGVAASGREAVRAAVTLRPHVMVMDIRMPDQNGIEATREIGRVAPSVAVLMLTMVEEDDSVFAAMRAGARGYVLKGAGQDEIVRAIRAVAAGEAIFGPGVARRVLGQLGRPQPQIDPCPTLTPRERDVLTLIADGQPNSVVAARLGLSPKTVSNHTSAVLTKLGVADRAGAAAWAREAGLGPTPDE from the coding sequence ATGACACGGCATGCGCAGGACCGGACGGACCCGGGTGGCGACGACGCGACACGCGCCGACACGCCGCCCGGCGCCCGGGAGACCGAGGTCCCGGCGGGGAGCCGGGACGGCGGCCCGGAGAACAGCGATGCGCTGCGGGTGGTGCTGGCCGATGACCACCCCGTGGTGCGTACGGGTCTTGCCGCACTGCTCGAGTCGGTGCGGGACGGGAGCCCGCGGGTCCGGGTCGTCGGTGTGGCGGCCAGTGGGCGCGAGGCCGTACGGGCCGCGGTGACACTGCGCCCCCACGTCATGGTGATGGACATCCGGATGCCGGATCAGAACGGCATCGAGGCGACGCGGGAGATCGGCCGGGTCGCCCCGTCGGTGGCGGTGCTGATGCTGACCATGGTCGAGGAGGACGACTCGGTGTTCGCGGCGATGCGGGCCGGTGCCCGCGGCTACGTCCTCAAGGGTGCGGGGCAGGACGAGATCGTCCGGGCGATCCGGGCGGTGGCCGCCGGCGAGGCGATCTTCGGGCCCGGGGTGGCGCGGCGCGTGCTCGGGCAGCTCGGCCGTCCGCAGCCGCAGATCGATCCGTGTCCGACGCTCACCCCGCGGGAACGGGACGTGCTGACGCTGATCGCCGACGGACAGCCCAACTCGGTGGTGGCCGCCCGGCTCGGCCTCTCCCCCAAGACGGTCAGCAACCACACCTCCGCGGTCCTGACGAAACTGGGCGTCGCCGACCGCGCCGGGGCGGCGGCGTGGGCCCGCGAGGCCGGACTGGGCCCCACGCCCGACGAGTAG
- a CDS encoding TetR/AcrR family transcriptional regulator has translation MPRTTDGDGTPVPQRLLAAATRLFAEQGYDRTSVQEIVEAAGVTKGALYHYFGSKDDLLHEVYARVLRVQQERLDALANADEPIEKRVRAAAADVVVTTIDNLDDAMIFFRSMHHLSPEKNKQVRAERRKYHERFRALIEEGQDAGVFSKATPADLVVDYHFGSVHHLSTWYRPDGPMSPQQVADHLADLLLRALRP, from the coding sequence GTGCCCAGGACGACGGACGGAGACGGTACGCCCGTCCCGCAGCGGCTGCTGGCCGCCGCCACCCGGCTCTTCGCCGAACAGGGCTACGACCGCACCTCCGTGCAGGAGATCGTCGAGGCGGCCGGCGTCACCAAGGGAGCGCTGTACCACTACTTCGGTTCCAAGGACGACCTCCTGCACGAGGTGTACGCGCGCGTGCTGCGCGTCCAGCAGGAGCGCCTCGACGCGCTCGCGAACGCAGACGAGCCGATCGAGAAGCGCGTGCGGGCGGCGGCCGCCGACGTCGTCGTCACCACGATCGACAACCTCGACGACGCGATGATCTTCTTCCGGTCCATGCACCACCTCAGCCCGGAGAAGAACAAGCAGGTGCGCGCCGAGCGGCGGAAGTACCATGAGCGGTTCCGTGCGCTCATCGAGGAGGGCCAGGACGCGGGCGTCTTCTCCAAGGCGACCCCGGCCGACCTCGTCGTGGACTACCACTTCGGCTCCGTCCACCACCTGTCGACCTGGTACCGCCCGGACGGACCCATGAGCCCGCAGCAGGTCGCCGACCACCTGGCCGACCTGCTGCTGAGGGCCCTGCGGCCGTAA